One segment of Pantoea sp. Lij88 DNA contains the following:
- a CDS encoding class II fructose-bisphosphate aldolase, protein MKLYNFADLLKLAKQRDFKAVGSFNLHCLEMLPAYFKAAEKTNSPLMIQISTGTAKYLGHKLLVDAIKSLSESMNVPTCLHLDHCSDLAAIQTAIDAGFSSVMYDGSHLSIEENIANTRRVIDMARPHNVSVEAELGAIGGSEDGKCVEMEAIAFTPVEDARRFVEETGVDMLAISIGTVHGLYTGKAHIQHQRLADITAATHTPLVLHGGTGVSDEDMRLAVSSGIEKVNVGTEMNVQWVAQCKSTFEKGKVNDSVRNFLVPANDAVTNVLVEKMQLFR, encoded by the coding sequence ATGAAACTTTATAACTTCGCCGACCTGTTAAAGCTGGCTAAACAGCGTGACTTTAAAGCGGTGGGTTCTTTTAATCTTCACTGCCTGGAAATGCTGCCTGCCTATTTTAAAGCGGCAGAGAAAACCAACAGTCCGTTAATGATTCAGATCTCGACCGGCACGGCGAAATATCTCGGCCATAAGCTGCTGGTTGATGCGATTAAATCGCTGTCGGAAAGTATGAATGTGCCGACCTGTCTGCATCTCGATCACTGTTCCGATTTAGCCGCGATTCAGACAGCGATTGATGCCGGATTCAGTTCCGTGATGTATGACGGGTCACATCTGTCGATTGAAGAGAATATTGCCAATACCCGGCGGGTGATTGATATGGCGCGGCCACATAATGTTTCGGTAGAAGCGGAGCTGGGCGCAATTGGTGGCTCGGAAGATGGGAAATGTGTGGAGATGGAGGCCATCGCTTTTACACCGGTGGAAGATGCGCGCCGCTTCGTCGAAGAGACCGGCGTCGATATGCTGGCGATCTCTATCGGCACCGTGCATGGGCTCTACACCGGTAAAGCGCATATTCAGCATCAGCGTCTGGCGGATATTACGGCGGCAACGCACACGCCACTGGTGCTGCACGGTGGCACGGGCGTCAGCGATGAAGATATGCGGCTGGCAGTCAGCAGCGGGATTGAGAAAGTGAATGTCGGCACCGAAATGAATGTTCAGTGGGTGGCACAGTGCAAATCGACCTTCGAAAAAGGCAAGGTGAATGACAGCGTGCGTAATTTCCTGGTACCAGCCAATGATGCGGTGACAAATGTGCTGGTGGAGAAGATGCAGTTATTCCGTTAA
- a CDS encoding PTS sugar transporter subunit IIC, translating into MNSVIDFLVKDLLGQASILIAFIALIGLLLQKKSAGKVVEGTFKTLLGFLIMMAGINIIVGTLTFLNTIFTHGFGMRGYITDVAAIAGLANRELGSEVALTLLVIFIVNIIIARLTPFKYIFLTGQALLWMATIGAVIGYKAGLTGLPLILTGGIFGGIMAVVMPALAQPVVRRITDSDDVALGHFCTIGYLVTAAVAKVVGKGSRSTEDLKLPDNFKFLQDTYLSMALVMVPMYLIPAVAAGPAFIAQYSNGMNYLMYAFMQSIQFVAGVFVLYSGVRLLLNELVPAFRGIAMRVVPDAKPALDCPVMFPYAPNAVIVGFLATTLGSIVGMLVFPMFGLAMILPGLLTNFFAGGTAGVFGNAMGGRRGAMIGGFVHGLFITILPAILVPMLESYGFTGVTFSDSDVISTGLVLGHAFQNNWLFVALFIAFVTALAWFVNGKSTKPQEEKIHETL; encoded by the coding sequence ATGAATAGTGTGATCGACTTCCTGGTAAAAGATCTGCTGGGGCAGGCATCCATTCTGATCGCCTTTATTGCCCTGATTGGTCTGCTGCTGCAAAAAAAATCGGCGGGCAAGGTGGTGGAAGGCACCTTTAAAACCCTGCTCGGCTTTTTAATTATGATGGCGGGTATCAATATTATTGTGGGAACCCTGACGTTCCTCAATACCATATTTACCCACGGCTTTGGTATGCGCGGCTATATCACCGATGTTGCCGCGATTGCCGGTCTGGCCAACCGTGAGCTGGGCTCGGAAGTGGCGCTGACGCTGCTGGTGATCTTTATCGTCAATATCATCATCGCGCGACTGACACCGTTTAAATACATCTTCCTGACCGGCCAGGCCCTGTTGTGGATGGCAACGATTGGTGCCGTTATCGGCTACAAAGCGGGGTTGACCGGCCTGCCGCTGATTCTGACCGGCGGTATCTTTGGCGGGATCATGGCCGTCGTGATGCCTGCGCTGGCGCAGCCGGTGGTGCGGCGGATCACCGACTCCGACGACGTGGCGCTGGGTCACTTCTGCACCATCGGTTATCTGGTCACGGCGGCAGTTGCCAAAGTGGTTGGCAAAGGATCGCGCTCCACCGAAGATCTGAAGCTGCCCGATAACTTTAAGTTTCTGCAGGATACCTATCTGTCGATGGCGCTGGTGATGGTGCCGATGTACCTGATCCCCGCCGTGGCGGCCGGTCCGGCGTTCATCGCCCAGTACAGTAACGGCATGAACTACCTGATGTACGCCTTTATGCAGTCGATTCAGTTCGTAGCCGGGGTCTTTGTGCTCTACAGCGGCGTCCGTCTGCTGCTGAACGAGCTGGTGCCTGCCTTCCGCGGTATCGCCATGCGCGTCGTACCGGATGCTAAACCGGCGCTGGACTGCCCGGTGATGTTTCCCTACGCCCCGAACGCGGTGATCGTCGGCTTCCTCGCCACCACGCTGGGTTCCATCGTCGGCATGCTGGTCTTCCCGATGTTTGGTCTGGCGATGATCCTGCCTGGCCTGCTGACCAACTTCTTCGCCGGTGGCACCGCCGGAGTATTTGGTAATGCCATGGGCGGACGGCGCGGCGCAATGATCGGCGGCTTTGTCCACGGACTCTTTATCACCATTCTGCCCGCCATCCTGGTGCCGATGCTGGAAAGCTACGGCTTCACCGGCGTGACCTTCAGTGACTCCGACGTGATCAGTACCGGCCTGGTGCTCGGCCACGCCTTCCAGAATAACTGGCTGTTCGTCGCCCTGTTTATTGCTTTTGTTACCGCGCTTGCCTGGTTTGTTAACGGCAAATCCACCAAACCTCAAGAGGAAAAAATCCATGAAACTTTATAA
- a CDS encoding PTS sugar transporter subunit IIB, whose translation MLKILCVCGCGLGSSFAIEMSAKAVLKKLEIEADIDHTTISEANAFKSDMILTQKAFADVLNADASPEQIKRVIILNRLTDKVEIEQKILAFLKERNEKVAAHE comes from the coding sequence ATGCTGAAAATATTATGTGTCTGTGGTTGTGGATTAGGCTCCAGTTTTGCGATTGAGATGAGCGCAAAAGCGGTATTAAAAAAGCTGGAGATTGAGGCCGATATCGATCACACCACCATTTCAGAAGCGAATGCCTTTAAGTCAGATATGATCCTGACGCAAAAAGCCTTCGCCGATGTATTAAACGCCGACGCCAGTCCGGAACAGATTAAACGGGTCATTATTCTTAACCGGCTCACCGATAAAGTCGAAATAGAGCAGAAGATCCTGGCCTTTTTAAAAGAACGCAACGAGAAGGTCGCCGCCCATGAATAG
- a CDS encoding 6-phosphofructokinase, with product MRIAMVISGGDVTGINNFVFQIGRLAQAEMVIFDGGIPGLLANNHRDISQRDLLDFAIAPIPVMQSGRTQKKLVRSEYELIARQLKSARIDVLIMAGGDGSLQFLHILSESGVNCFGVGMTIDNDVFGSDYTLGFSTACEQVLKEVAKLRNTGRALPGRVFMLELLGGYCGELTLQSAIKSNADIALIPECQIPLPQLAQRITQRLAEQNSVVILCSEGYTREYSPGFQGAIDTLIKQLEPLIGVRVRKTILGYGLRNGDPTCEEIYQGTIMASEVVRCIQSGMRNKAVIINGSNKPIPIDLISMQKRLVDIDGHHYKLAKQLNIV from the coding sequence ATGCGCATTGCAATGGTGATCAGTGGTGGAGATGTCACCGGCATTAATAATTTTGTCTTCCAGATAGGGCGTCTGGCCCAGGCTGAGATGGTGATATTTGACGGCGGCATTCCCGGCCTGCTGGCAAATAACCACCGTGATATCAGCCAGCGCGATCTGCTCGACTTTGCCATCGCCCCGATTCCGGTGATGCAGTCGGGACGCACGCAAAAGAAACTGGTGCGCAGTGAATATGAGTTAATTGCGCGCCAGCTGAAAAGCGCCCGCATCGACGTATTAATCATGGCGGGCGGTGACGGATCGCTGCAATTTCTCCACATCCTGTCGGAGTCGGGCGTTAATTGTTTCGGCGTCGGCATGACCATCGATAATGATGTCTTCGGCAGTGATTACACGCTGGGATTTTCTACCGCCTGTGAGCAGGTATTGAAAGAGGTCGCGAAACTGCGCAATACCGGCCGCGCCTTACCCGGCCGGGTGTTTATGCTGGAGCTGCTCGGCGGCTATTGCGGCGAATTAACGCTGCAGTCCGCAATTAAATCTAATGCGGATATCGCGTTAATTCCGGAATGCCAGATCCCGCTGCCACAACTGGCGCAGCGCATCACCCAGCGACTGGCAGAGCAGAACAGCGTGGTCATCCTCTGTTCAGAAGGCTACACCCGCGAATATTCGCCCGGTTTTCAGGGGGCGATTGACACCTTAATCAAACAGCTCGAGCCGCTTATTGGCGTGCGCGTTCGTAAAACCATTCTCGGTTACGGGCTGCGCAATGGTGACCCCACCTGTGAAGAAATTTATCAGGGCACCATTATGGCCAGTGAAGTGGTGCGTTGTATTCAGTCAGGCATGCGGAATAAAGCGGTCATTATTAATGGCAGCAATAAACCGATCCCGATTGATCTAATAAGCATGCAAAAACGCCTGGTCGATATTGACGGGCACCATTACAAACTCGCTAAACAACTCAATATAGTGTGA
- a CDS encoding pyridoxal-phosphate dependent enzyme → MEIAIRTPLIHSLPLSQHSGSHVWLKMESAQPTGSFKLRSAGHICRHYAEKGAKAFICSSGGNAGIAVAHSGRRMGLPVTVVVPETTSARARQLIEQEKAKLIVHGKIWSEANEYALSLASQEHIYIHPFDDPLLWDGISSLVDEVINDGLRPDAVILSVGGGSLLSGIVQGLEKHQLSHIPIYAVETEGTASLNAALKAGERISLDRVSGIATTLAASQVCENAFNVARRSDVRGMIVTDDEAVNACRRFLDDHRVLTEPACGVSLSMLYDRKIRFKPEDNVLVIVCGGASVTLESLQS, encoded by the coding sequence ATGGAAATAGCTATCCGCACCCCTCTCATCCATTCCCTGCCATTAAGTCAGCACAGCGGAAGTCATGTCTGGCTGAAAATGGAATCAGCTCAGCCGACCGGATCGTTCAAGCTCAGAAGCGCGGGCCATATCTGTCGCCACTATGCTGAAAAAGGCGCAAAGGCGTTTATTTGCTCCTCCGGCGGTAACGCGGGGATTGCCGTGGCGCACAGCGGGCGCAGAATGGGGTTGCCGGTCACGGTGGTCGTTCCTGAAACGACCTCAGCACGTGCCAGACAGCTTATCGAACAGGAAAAAGCAAAACTGATCGTCCATGGCAAGATCTGGAGTGAGGCGAACGAATATGCCTTATCACTGGCGTCGCAGGAACATATCTACATTCACCCTTTTGACGATCCGCTGCTGTGGGACGGCATCAGCTCACTGGTGGATGAAGTCATCAATGATGGCCTGCGCCCGGATGCGGTGATCCTTTCCGTGGGCGGAGGCAGTCTGCTTTCCGGCATTGTACAGGGGCTGGAAAAACATCAGCTCAGCCACATCCCGATTTATGCCGTCGAAACTGAAGGGACGGCGTCGCTTAATGCTGCGCTAAAGGCCGGAGAGCGGATTTCTCTGGACAGGGTCAGCGGTATCGCTACCACGCTAGCGGCCAGCCAGGTCTGTGAAAATGCCTTTAATGTGGCACGCCGATCAGATGTCAGGGGAATGATAGTGACTGATGATGAAGCGGTGAATGCCTGCCGACGGTTTCTGGATGATCATCGCGTTCTGACCGAGCCAGCGTGTGGCGTGTCATTGTCGATGCTGTATGACAGGAAAATTCGCTTTAAGCCGGAGGACAACGTGCTGGTTATCGTCTGTGGCGGGGCGTCCGTCACTCTGGAGAGTCTGCAGAGCTGA